Proteins encoded together in one Streptomyces sp. NA04227 window:
- the recX gene encoding recombination regulator RecX, with the protein MTRRTDWPEPVADGGGSGEGRWNKRYGQDSAQAENSRNSANSQSSGDFEDWGDSEGWDPGRGEAVDAPSANGRRRRGRSRGRTPGHQDSAASPSRAEEAAPPGDPVERARAICLRLLTGTPRTRAQLAAALRKRGIPDEAADEVLSRFEEVGLINDGAFADAWVESRHHGRGLARRALAQELRTKGVDSTLIDEAVGQLDPEQEEATARELVARKLRSTRGLDRDKRLRRLAGMLARKGYGQGLAMRVVREALEQEGEDVGELEAGEGESAEEF; encoded by the coding sequence GTGACACGGCGAACCGACTGGCCGGAGCCCGTGGCCGACGGCGGGGGATCGGGCGAAGGCCGGTGGAACAAGCGGTACGGACAGGACTCGGCGCAGGCTGAGAACTCCCGGAACTCGGCGAACTCCCAGAGCTCGGGAGACTTCGAGGACTGGGGGGACTCCGAGGGCTGGGACCCCGGACGGGGTGAGGCCGTGGACGCCCCGTCCGCGAACGGCCGCCGTCGGCGCGGTCGTTCGCGTGGACGGACTCCAGGGCACCAGGACAGCGCCGCTTCCCCGTCGAGGGCCGAGGAAGCGGCGCCGCCAGGGGACCCGGTGGAGCGGGCCAGAGCGATCTGCCTGCGCCTGCTCACCGGGACCCCGCGCACCCGCGCACAACTCGCCGCGGCTCTGCGCAAGCGCGGGATTCCGGACGAGGCCGCGGACGAGGTGCTGTCCCGGTTCGAGGAAGTCGGGCTGATCAACGACGGGGCCTTCGCCGATGCCTGGGTGGAGTCACGTCACCACGGCCGCGGGCTCGCCCGCCGCGCGCTCGCCCAGGAACTGCGCACCAAGGGCGTCGACTCCACCCTGATCGACGAGGCGGTCGGACAACTCGACCCGGAGCAGGAGGAGGCCACCGCCCGCGAACTGGTCGCCCGTAAGCTCCGGTCCACCCGCGGCCTCGACCGGGACAAGCGCCTGCGCCGTCTCGCCGGAATGCTCGCCCGCAAGGGCTACGGCCAGGGGCTCGCGATGCGGGTGGTACGGGAGGCTTTGGAGCAAGAGGGCGAGGATGTGGGGGAGTTGGAGGCGGGGGAGGGGGAGAGTGCGGAAGAGTTCTGA
- a CDS encoding rhodanese-like domain-containing protein gives MSEHPRPEAPGAERPGIEGHLERVRAGLDRVQPHAAHSASESGTTLLIDIRYQALRERDGLIPGALVVERNELEWRLDPRGSHRLPQATGHDLHVVVICNEGYASSLAASSLKDLGLHRATDLVGGFQAWRAAGLPVVPVTESGPSSASWRAPSIAEVH, from the coding sequence GTGAGCGAACATCCCCGCCCCGAAGCCCCCGGCGCCGAACGCCCCGGCATCGAGGGGCACTTGGAACGGGTACGCGCCGGTCTCGACCGCGTCCAGCCCCACGCCGCCCATTCCGCGTCCGAGTCCGGTACGACCCTGCTCATCGACATCCGCTACCAGGCCCTACGGGAACGGGACGGCCTGATCCCCGGCGCCCTGGTCGTCGAGCGCAACGAACTCGAGTGGCGGCTGGATCCCAGAGGCAGCCACCGGCTCCCCCAGGCCACCGGCCACGACCTCCACGTCGTCGTCATCTGCAACGAGGGCTACGCCTCCAGCCTGGCCGCCTCCTCCCTCAAGGACCTCGGCCTCCACCGGGCAACGGACCTCGTCGGCGGCTTTCAGGCATGGCGCGCGGCAGGCCTGCCGGTCGTACCGGTCACGGAGTCCGGCCCGTCGTCCGCCTCGTGGCGCGCCCCGTCGATAGCCGAGGTCCACTAG
- a CDS encoding cysteine dioxygenase — translation MSGAGQGSSASPDSARSAGPAPGPGDLLDFVRRAAADRELISSLPLDPEGRTWLRLDGPGGSEAWLIGWPPGTGTGWHDHAESYGAFLTATGELTENALAVRLPTEGWTTLELAEGVDRQRRLPAGKGRAFGQQHVHEVYNESAEQHAVSVHAYYPPLPHLRRYSRTGPILRLEHVERPEDWQ, via the coding sequence TTGTCCGGCGCCGGACAGGGTTCCTCCGCCTCCCCGGATTCGGCGCGGAGTGCCGGCCCCGCACCCGGCCCCGGCGACCTGCTGGACTTCGTCCGACGCGCCGCCGCCGACCGGGAACTCATCTCCTCGCTCCCGCTCGACCCCGAGGGACGTACCTGGCTGCGTCTCGACGGTCCCGGCGGCAGCGAGGCCTGGCTCATCGGCTGGCCGCCCGGCACCGGCACCGGCTGGCACGACCACGCCGAGTCCTACGGCGCCTTCCTCACCGCCACCGGCGAACTGACCGAGAACGCCCTGGCCGTACGCCTTCCCACGGAGGGCTGGACCACCCTCGAACTCGCCGAGGGGGTCGACCGGCAGCGTCGGCTCCCGGCGGGCAAGGGCCGGGCCTTCGGACAGCAGCATGTGCACGAGGTCTACAACGAGTCGGCCGAGCAGCACGCCGTCTCCGTCCACGCCTACTATCCACCGCTGCCGCACCTGCGCCGCTACAGCCGCACCGGCCCGATCCTGCGGCTCGAACACGTGGAACGCCCGGAGGACTGGCAGTGA
- a CDS encoding putative leader peptide: MTDTRVLLWRRVHMDLVRYAGCVCRPSC; encoded by the coding sequence ATGACCGACACTCGTGTGCTGCTGTGGCGGAGGGTCCATATGGACCTGGTCCGTTACGCGGGCTGCGTGTGTCGTCCGTCCTGTTGA
- a CDS encoding amino acid ABC transporter permease, with protein sequence MSSVLYDTPGPRARARNLVLSVVFLVLLALALWWVWNTLDDKNQLEWELWEPFTTSEAWTTYLLPGLGETLKAAGLSMLIALPLGAALGIARLSDHRWIRVPVSVVVEFLRAVPVLLMMVFANQLYANAGTVSSEDRPLYAVVTGLVLYNASVLAEIVRAGILALPKGQTEAANAIGLRKSQVMRSILLPQAVTAMLPAIVSQLVVIVKDTALGGAMLTFPELLGEGKTLASNYTNIVQALVVVAVIFIIVNLILTTFASWLEKFLRRSKRSTGAVLGVSAAEKADEPGTGNFPFKTGEGGGGGVGGGF encoded by the coding sequence ATGAGCTCCGTTCTGTACGACACACCCGGGCCCCGCGCCCGGGCCCGCAATCTGGTCCTGTCCGTCGTCTTCCTGGTGCTGCTCGCCCTCGCCCTGTGGTGGGTCTGGAACACCCTCGACGACAAGAACCAGCTGGAGTGGGAGCTCTGGGAGCCGTTCACCACCTCCGAGGCCTGGACCACGTATCTGCTGCCGGGCCTCGGTGAGACGCTCAAGGCCGCGGGTCTGTCGATGTTGATCGCGCTGCCTCTCGGCGCGGCCCTCGGCATCGCGCGCCTGTCCGACCACCGCTGGATCCGGGTCCCGGTCTCCGTAGTGGTGGAGTTCCTGCGCGCGGTCCCCGTCCTGCTGATGATGGTCTTCGCCAACCAGCTCTACGCGAACGCGGGCACGGTGAGCAGTGAGGACCGTCCCCTTTACGCGGTCGTCACCGGCCTGGTCCTCTACAACGCCTCGGTCCTCGCCGAGATCGTACGGGCCGGCATCCTGGCCCTGCCGAAGGGCCAGACGGAAGCAGCGAACGCGATCGGTCTGCGCAAGAGCCAGGTCATGCGCTCGATCCTGCTTCCGCAAGCGGTGACCGCGATGCTTCCGGCGATCGTCAGCCAGCTCGTGGTGATCGTGAAGGACACGGCTCTCGGTGGCGCCATGCTGACGTTCCCGGAGCTGCTCGGGGAAGGCAAGACGCTCGCCTCGAACTACACGAACATCGTGCAGGCGCTGGTCGTCGTCGCCGTCATCTTCATCATCGTGAACCTCATCCTCACGACCTTCGCCTCCTGGCTGGAGAAGTTCCTGCGCCGGAGCAAGCGGAGCACGGGCGCGGTGCTCGGAGTGAGTGCGGCGGAGAAGGCCGACGAGCCCGGCACCGGCAACTTCCCGTTCAAGACCGGCGAGGGTGGCGGCGGAGGAGTCGGCGGCGGCTTCTAG
- a CDS encoding amino acid ABC transporter permease: MFDFLDGYDVLGAFWKTIQLTFFSAVGSLIWGTLLAAMRVGPVPIMRWFGTFYVNTVRNIPLSVIIVFTSLGLAQVFGVTLGAEEATSSQFFRLSVLGLTAYTAAFVCEAVRSGINTVPVGQAEAARALGLNFTQVLTLIVLPQAFRSVIGPLANVLIALTKNTTVAAAIGVAEAALLMKEMIENEAQTVLIGLVFAFGFVVLTLPMGLFLNWLAKRVAVKR, encoded by the coding sequence GTGTTCGACTTTCTTGATGGCTACGACGTGCTCGGGGCGTTCTGGAAAACCATCCAGCTGACGTTCTTCTCCGCCGTCGGCTCCCTGATCTGGGGCACCCTGCTGGCGGCGATGCGGGTCGGCCCTGTCCCGATCATGCGGTGGTTCGGCACCTTCTACGTGAACACCGTCCGGAACATCCCCCTGTCGGTGATCATCGTCTTCACCTCGCTCGGCCTGGCCCAGGTCTTCGGTGTCACCCTGGGCGCCGAGGAGGCGACGAGCTCGCAGTTCTTCCGGCTCTCCGTACTCGGGCTCACCGCGTACACCGCGGCGTTCGTCTGTGAGGCGGTACGCAGCGGTATCAATACGGTGCCCGTCGGACAGGCCGAGGCAGCTCGGGCGCTCGGTCTGAACTTCACCCAGGTCCTGACCCTGATCGTGCTGCCGCAGGCGTTCCGCTCGGTCATCGGCCCGCTGGCCAACGTCCTGATCGCGCTGACCAAGAACACCACGGTGGCCGCCGCCATCGGCGTCGCGGAAGCGGCGCTGCTGATGAAGGAGATGATCGAGAACGAGGCCCAGACGGTCCTCATCGGTCTCGTCTTCGCCTTCGGCTTCGTGGTCCTTACCCTCCCCATGGGCCTGTTCCTCAACTGGCTCGCCAAGCGCGTGGCGGTGAAGCGATGA
- a CDS encoding glutamate ABC transporter substrate-binding protein, translated as MKLRKVSVAAAAALALVGTATACSNDSGDKLKVGIKIDQPGMGQKTPNGEFAGFDVDVARYIAKELGYDEKDIEFVETKSADRENALKNGDVKFIVATYSITPEREEKVDFAGPYFLAHQDLLTRADDKITKGTDLNGKKLCSVSGSTSAQNLKEGKDGKPGIAPKARLQQYGTYSECISGLANGAIDALTTDDSILAGYAAQKQNQGKFKLSGLQLSNENYGVGVKKGDKETIDKINKAIEKMVSSGAWEKAVEKNLGAADYKNEPAPKIGEIKN; from the coding sequence ATGAAGCTCCGCAAGGTCTCCGTCGCCGCGGCCGCCGCTCTCGCCCTGGTGGGTACGGCTACTGCTTGTTCGAACGACAGTGGCGACAAGCTCAAGGTCGGAATCAAGATCGACCAGCCGGGCATGGGACAGAAGACGCCCAACGGTGAGTTCGCCGGCTTCGACGTCGACGTCGCCCGGTACATCGCCAAGGAACTCGGCTACGACGAGAAGGACATCGAGTTCGTCGAGACCAAGAGCGCCGACCGTGAGAACGCGCTCAAGAACGGCGACGTGAAGTTCATCGTGGCCACGTACTCGATCACGCCCGAGCGCGAGGAGAAGGTCGACTTCGCCGGGCCGTACTTCCTCGCTCACCAGGACCTGCTGACGCGCGCCGACGACAAGATCACCAAGGGCACCGACCTCAACGGCAAGAAGCTGTGCTCGGTGTCGGGTTCGACCTCGGCGCAGAACCTCAAGGAGGGCAAGGACGGCAAGCCCGGCATCGCCCCCAAGGCGAGGCTGCAGCAGTACGGCACCTACTCCGAGTGCATCTCCGGTCTCGCCAACGGCGCCATCGACGCCCTGACGACCGATGACTCCATCCTCGCCGGTTACGCCGCGCAGAAGCAGAACCAGGGCAAGTTCAAGCTCTCGGGTCTGCAGCTCAGCAACGAGAACTACGGCGTCGGCGTCAAGAAGGGCGACAAGGAGACCATCGACAAGATCAACAAGGCGATCGAGAAGATGGTCAGCTCCGGCGCCTGGGAGAAGGCCGTGGAGAAGAACCTCGGTGCCGCCGACTACAAGAACGAGCCCGCCCCGAAGATCGGCGAGATCAAGAACTGA
- a CDS encoding amino acid ABC transporter ATP-binding protein, with protein sequence MTHVSVAKDAVPAADELVVLSGVNKHFGALHVLQDIDLTIQRGEVLVVIGPSGSGKSTLCRTINRLETIDSGSIAIDGKALPAEGKALAKLRADVGMVFQSFNLFAHKTVLENVTLGQVKVRKADKKAAERKARELLDRVGVASQADKFPAQLSGGQQQRVAIARALAMDPKVMLFDEPTSALDPEMINEVLEVMQQLARDGMTMVVVTHEMGFARSAANRVVFMADGRIVEEATPDQFFSNPRSDRAKDFLSKILHH encoded by the coding sequence ATGACCCACGTATCGGTGGCCAAGGACGCCGTACCCGCGGCCGACGAACTGGTGGTGCTCAGCGGCGTCAACAAGCACTTCGGCGCACTGCATGTCCTCCAGGACATCGACCTGACCATCCAGCGGGGCGAGGTGCTCGTCGTCATCGGGCCCTCCGGCTCCGGCAAGTCGACGCTGTGCCGCACGATCAACCGGCTCGAGACCATCGACTCCGGCTCGATCGCGATCGACGGCAAGGCGCTGCCCGCGGAGGGCAAGGCGCTCGCCAAGCTGCGCGCCGACGTCGGCATGGTCTTCCAGTCGTTCAACCTCTTCGCGCACAAGACGGTGCTCGAGAACGTGACGCTGGGCCAGGTGAAGGTCCGCAAGGCGGACAAGAAGGCGGCGGAGCGAAAGGCACGTGAGCTCCTGGACCGGGTGGGAGTCGCCTCGCAGGCGGACAAGTTCCCCGCCCAGCTCTCCGGTGGCCAGCAGCAGCGGGTGGCGATCGCCCGCGCCCTGGCGATGGACCCGAAGGTGATGCTCTTCGACGAGCCCACCTCGGCCCTCGACCCCGAGATGATCAACGAGGTCCTGGAGGTCATGCAGCAGCTGGCCCGGGACGGCATGACCATGGTCGTCGTCACCCACGAGATGGGCTTCGCCCGCTCCGCGGCCAACCGTGTCGTCTTCATGGCGGACGGGCGGATCGTGGAGGAAGCCACCCCGGACCAGTTCTTCAGCAACCCGCGCAGCGACCGTGCGAAGGACTTCCTCTCCAAGATCCTGCATCACTGA